A section of the Clostridium felsineum DSM 794 genome encodes:
- a CDS encoding galactokinase, with protein MELNKLEEIFQTIYGKKNEFSFFSPGRINLIGEHIDYNGGLVFPCALDFGTYALVNLREDNKLNFASTNFDLKVSCDLNNLVYTKEDDWANYPKGVIKIMLDKGYTVKGMDILISGNIPNGAGLSSSASLEVLTSVVVNNLFNDGKIDRVELVKISQMAENEFVGVNCGIMDQFAVGMGKTNKAILLDCNSLSYKYADMNLLDYSIVIMNTNKRRALNESKYNERRAECEEALKIIQTKKPVANLCKLTPEEFHEVEPLLTKDNIKNRAKHAVYENDRVISAFDCLNDGKLEEFGRLLMESHDSLKNLYEVTGKELDSLVEEALKAEGCIGARMTGAGFGGCAIALVKTDKIDSFTDEVKKAYTERIGYEPSFYSSGIGNGTHQIY; from the coding sequence ATGGAACTAAATAAATTAGAAGAAATATTTCAAACTATATACGGAAAAAAGAATGAGTTCTCTTTCTTTTCACCTGGTAGAATCAATCTTATAGGTGAGCATATAGATTACAATGGCGGCCTAGTATTTCCATGTGCATTAGATTTCGGAACCTATGCTCTTGTTAATTTAAGAGAAGACAATAAATTAAATTTCGCATCTACAAACTTTGATTTGAAAGTAAGCTGTGATTTAAACAATTTAGTATATACAAAAGAAGATGATTGGGCAAATTATCCTAAGGGCGTAATAAAAATAATGTTAGACAAAGGTTATACTGTTAAAGGTATGGACATACTTATAAGCGGAAATATACCTAATGGTGCCGGTCTCTCATCTTCAGCTTCACTTGAAGTACTAACTTCTGTAGTTGTAAATAATTTATTCAACGATGGAAAAATAGATAGAGTAGAATTAGTTAAAATATCGCAAATGGCTGAAAACGAATTCGTAGGTGTTAATTGTGGTATAATGGATCAATTTGCAGTTGGTATGGGTAAAACTAATAAAGCTATTCTATTAGATTGTAACAGCTTAAGTTATAAATATGCTGACATGAATCTTTTAGATTATTCTATAGTAATAATGAATACCAACAAGAGAAGAGCTCTAAATGAATCTAAGTATAATGAAAGAAGAGCAGAATGTGAAGAGGCTTTAAAAATAATACAAACTAAAAAGCCTGTAGCTAATCTATGTAAATTAACTCCTGAAGAATTTCATGAGGTAGAACCTTTACTTACTAAAGATAATATAAAAAACAGAGCAAAACATGCAGTATATGAAAATGACAGAGTAATAAGTGCTTTTGATTGTCTTAACGATGGTAAATTAGAAGAATTCGGAAGACTTTTAATGGAATCACATGATTCTTTAAAGAATTTATATGAAGTTACAGGAAAAGAACTTGATTCTTTAGTTGAAGAAGCTTTAAAGGCTGAAGGCTGTATTGGCGCAAGAATGACTGGTGCTGGTTTCGGTGGCTGTGCTATAGCCCTAGTAAAAACTGATAAGATAGATAGCTTTACTGATGAAGTAAAAAAAGCTTATACTGAAAGAATTGGATATGAACCAAGCTTCTACTCAAGTGGAATAGGCAACGGAACACATCAAATATATTAA
- a CDS encoding glycoside-pentoside-hexuronide (GPH):cation symporter produces MKQRISYALGAFGHDIYYATLSTYFMIFVTKAMFTGAPKDVQAKMIALVTTLVVGIRLVEIVFDPIIGGVIDNTKTKWGKFRPWLCVGGTVSAVCLAMLFTNFFGLATGNQTLFTIVFIIVFIILDCTYSFKDIAFWSMIPALSEDSAERGKLATFARFASSLGANGTTLVVVPIVSFFTLMATGHTGQAASGWFAFGLIAAIVYGVTSWIAALGTKEEDSALRQQKEKSSLKDIFSALAKNDQLMWLALAYILFAIGYVATTAVLMLYFQYVIGNIAAFSIVGIVSAICGIIAVPLYPFVTKVISRKYVYIIGIVSMIIGYGLLSIGSASAMTIIIVGLVFFYFPYQLIFLSVLMTISDSVEYGQWKNGVRNEAVTLSLRPLLDKIAGALSNGIVGFISVACGMIGNAQAKDITAKGITTFKMYSFYLPAALMIISAIIFFVKIKLTEEKHAEIVKELEASLGK; encoded by the coding sequence ATGAAACAAAGAATTTCATATGCATTGGGAGCATTTGGACATGATATTTATTACGCAACATTATCAACATACTTTATGATTTTCGTTACAAAAGCAATGTTTACCGGAGCACCGAAGGATGTTCAAGCAAAGATGATAGCTTTAGTTACTACATTAGTTGTAGGTATTAGACTTGTTGAGATTGTTTTTGATCCAATAATAGGTGGAGTTATAGATAATACTAAAACTAAATGGGGAAAATTTCGTCCATGGCTTTGTGTTGGAGGAACAGTCAGTGCAGTTTGTCTAGCAATGTTGTTTACTAACTTCTTTGGACTAGCAACAGGTAATCAAACTTTATTTACAATCGTATTCATAATTGTTTTTATAATTTTAGATTGCACTTATTCATTTAAAGATATAGCGTTTTGGTCAATGATTCCTGCACTTAGCGAGGATTCAGCAGAACGTGGAAAATTAGCAACATTTGCTCGTTTCGCATCTTCTTTAGGAGCAAATGGAACAACATTAGTAGTAGTTCCTATAGTTTCTTTCTTTACATTAATGGCTACTGGTCATACTGGTCAAGCGGCTAGTGGATGGTTTGCTTTTGGTTTAATAGCAGCAATAGTTTATGGTGTTACAAGCTGGATAGCAGCGCTTGGAACAAAGGAAGAAGATAGTGCTTTACGTCAGCAGAAAGAAAAATCTTCGCTTAAAGATATATTTAGTGCACTTGCTAAAAACGATCAATTAATGTGGCTTGCTTTAGCATACATCTTATTTGCTATTGGATATGTAGCTACAACAGCTGTGTTAATGTTATATTTCCAATATGTAATCGGTAACATAGCAGCCTTCTCAATTGTAGGTATTGTTTCTGCAATCTGTGGTATTATAGCTGTTCCACTATATCCATTTGTAACTAAAGTTATTTCTAGAAAATATGTTTATATAATCGGTATAGTATCAATGATAATTGGATATGGATTACTTTCTATAGGATCAGCAAGCGCAATGACAATTATTATTGTAGGTTTAGTATTCTTCTATTTCCCATACCAATTGATTTTCTTATCAGTTCTTATGACAATAAGTGACTCAGTTGAATATGGACAATGGAAAAATGGAGTTCGTAATGAAGCAGTAACATTATCTCTTCGTCCATTATTAGATAAAATCGCAGGTGCATTATCAAATGGTATTGTTGGTTTCATATCAGTAGCATGTGGTATGATTGGAAATGCACAAGCTAAAGATATAACAGCAAAAGGTATCACAACATTTAAAATGTATTCCTTCTATTTACCAGCAGCATTAATGATAATTTCCGCTATCATCTTCTTTGTTAAAATCAAATTAACAGAAGAAAAACATGCTGAAATAGTAAAAGAATTAGAAGCATCACTTGGAAAATAA
- a CDS encoding vitamin B12-dependent ribonucleotide reductase, which translates to MEDLKILFKRFYTKELENSKTKTVYDLFKWKKVDVKIIDHKTGEVLTDMKNLEFPYNYSQNACDIIASKYFRKSGIPNECGYENSMKMVAHRLAFFWCESLKDEKIIKTEAEAAIFYDEIVYAFLNQMYAPNSPQWFNTGLSLVYGIKGEPQGHFYYDTNQKKVLPCSDSYTRTQASACFIISIEDKLLGPHSISEQYVTETKLFKGGSGTGTNFSTIRAKGEKLSGGGVSSGLMSFLKGLDRNAGAIKSGGTTRRAAKMLCLNVDHPEIVDYITWKAKEEDKVKALGKMGYDASFEGEAYETVSGQNANNSVMLSDEFMKKVLNLKNNPDETIELKGRIDSSVNKIEKISNIWNALNKSSFRCADPSPLFSDRLNAWHTCPCGEDGKLDASYNKINSTNPCGEYAFLDDTSCNLASINIYKFYDSENKTFDLEGYKHIIGLVQLILEASIHWGQFPTEDVARKTHLFRTTGLGISNLAALLMVMGYPYDSDNARAVSSSLIGILTGYSYYISSLMSKEVGSFEKYDINQKYMLRILRNSARAAGSITSPFESLNYEPLKVNHSVLSKENLDYIGYELKKTWNLTLEAGEKYGFRNAQVSVMAPTGTISFAMDCASTSVEPFFSHVIYKKLSGGGYMTLTNPLIEESLKNLGYSENEIKDITAYILRKKTITNKDGSRYDTILDGKIEGAPHLKKEHLAIFDTANKCGKGERFISPMGHILMVASIIPLISGSVSKTVNLPKDASIDDFKNIIIDSWKFGVKGITLYRDSSKESQPLNTSLSEDSATSPEDMTYSQLLNIVKDSTPQKYMKRERAVGIRNGKTHPAQIGGIKIYTTVNRRDNGEMSEVYITTDREGTLIMGLLNSLSKSISVMLQYHVPPKDISEMLRGQKYEPYGFVQKHPYIKYVTSISDLISKIIDIELNDFTRCQVKPEDFKYIKPELLTREEKPKVERRYDITCPNCSSTRMTQNGTCYVCLDCGTTTGCS; encoded by the coding sequence ATGGAAGACTTAAAAATACTATTTAAAAGATTTTATACCAAGGAATTGGAGAATTCTAAAACAAAAACTGTATATGACTTGTTCAAGTGGAAAAAAGTTGATGTTAAAATAATTGATCACAAAACAGGCGAAGTACTCACCGATATGAAAAATCTTGAATTTCCATATAACTACTCTCAAAATGCATGTGACATAATAGCTTCAAAATATTTTAGAAAATCAGGAATTCCAAATGAGTGTGGATATGAAAACAGCATGAAAATGGTAGCACATAGACTTGCTTTCTTTTGGTGTGAGTCCCTTAAAGATGAAAAAATCATAAAAACTGAAGCTGAAGCTGCTATTTTTTATGATGAGATTGTTTATGCATTTTTAAATCAAATGTATGCTCCAAACTCTCCTCAATGGTTCAACACCGGCTTATCCCTAGTATATGGAATAAAAGGAGAGCCACAAGGGCACTTTTATTATGATACAAATCAAAAGAAGGTACTCCCTTGCAGCGATTCTTATACACGAACTCAGGCTTCTGCTTGCTTTATAATTTCTATTGAAGATAAACTTTTAGGACCACACTCCATATCCGAACAATATGTAACAGAAACAAAGTTATTTAAAGGCGGTTCTGGAACTGGAACAAACTTTTCTACTATAAGAGCTAAAGGTGAAAAGCTATCAGGAGGAGGTGTTTCTTCTGGTCTAATGAGCTTTTTAAAGGGACTCGATAGAAATGCTGGTGCAATAAAATCAGGTGGAACTACAAGGCGTGCTGCAAAAATGCTCTGTCTAAATGTAGATCATCCTGAAATAGTAGACTACATAACTTGGAAGGCAAAAGAAGAGGATAAAGTAAAAGCTCTTGGAAAAATGGGATATGATGCTAGTTTTGAAGGAGAGGCTTATGAAACTGTATCTGGTCAAAATGCAAATAATTCCGTTATGCTTTCAGATGAATTTATGAAAAAAGTTTTGAACTTGAAAAATAATCCAGACGAAACCATAGAACTCAAGGGAAGAATCGACTCTTCTGTAAACAAAATAGAAAAAATTTCAAACATATGGAATGCCTTAAACAAATCATCCTTTAGATGTGCTGATCCGTCTCCATTATTTTCAGATCGTTTAAACGCTTGGCACACTTGCCCATGTGGTGAAGATGGTAAGCTTGATGCCTCGTACAACAAAATAAATTCTACAAACCCTTGTGGAGAATATGCCTTCTTAGATGATACCTCCTGTAATCTAGCTTCAATAAATATATATAAGTTTTACGATAGTGAAAATAAAACCTTCGATCTTGAAGGCTACAAGCATATAATAGGTTTAGTACAATTAATTCTTGAAGCCTCTATCCATTGGGGGCAATTTCCAACAGAAGATGTAGCAAGAAAAACTCACCTCTTTAGAACAACAGGTCTTGGAATTTCAAACCTAGCTGCTCTTTTAATGGTAATGGGTTATCCTTATGATTCAGATAACGCACGAGCTGTGTCTTCTTCACTTATTGGTATCCTTACAGGCTATTCCTACTATATTTCATCCTTAATGTCAAAAGAAGTAGGTTCCTTTGAAAAATACGATATAAACCAAAAATATATGCTTAGGATTCTAAGAAATAGTGCAAGGGCTGCTGGAAGTATCACTTCGCCTTTTGAGTCTTTAAATTATGAACCTCTAAAAGTAAATCATTCTGTTCTCTCAAAGGAGAATTTAGATTATATTGGTTACGAACTAAAGAAAACTTGGAATCTTACTCTTGAAGCTGGCGAAAAATACGGTTTTAGAAATGCTCAAGTATCCGTTATGGCACCAACGGGAACTATTTCCTTTGCAATGGACTGTGCCTCAACCTCAGTAGAACCATTTTTCAGTCATGTCATTTACAAAAAACTATCTGGCGGAGGTTACATGACTTTAACTAATCCTTTAATAGAAGAATCTCTAAAAAATCTTGGATACTCGGAAAATGAAATAAAAGATATAACCGCTTATATTTTAAGAAAGAAAACAATAACAAATAAAGATGGTTCAAGGTATGACACTATACTAGATGGAAAAATAGAAGGTGCACCTCACTTAAAGAAAGAACATCTTGCTATCTTTGATACCGCAAACAAGTGTGGAAAAGGCGAAAGATTTATAAGTCCAATGGGACACATTCTAATGGTAGCCTCAATAATACCTTTAATTTCAGGCTCTGTGTCAAAAACAGTTAATCTTCCTAAGGATGCCTCCATTGATGATTTCAAGAATATAATAATAGACTCTTGGAAGTTTGGCGTAAAAGGTATAACTTTGTACCGAGACTCTTCAAAAGAAAGTCAGCCTCTTAATACAAGTTTAAGCGAGGATAGTGCTACTTCTCCTGAAGATATGACTTACAGTCAATTACTAAATATAGTAAAGGATAGCACCCCTCAAAAATATATGAAACGAGAGAGAGCTGTAGGCATAAGAAATGGTAAAACTCACCCTGCTCAAATAGGTGGTATAAAAATATATACAACTGTAAACAGACGTGATAATGGCGAAATGTCTGAAGTATACATTACAACAGATAGAGAAGGAACTTTAATAATGGGACTTTTAAACTCTCTATCCAAATCCATATCCGTAATGCTCCAATATCATGTTCCACCTAAAGATATATCAGAAATGCTTCGCGGTCAGAAATACGAACCTTACGGCTTTGTACAAAAACATCCATACATTAAATATGTAACATCAATTTCTGATTTAATAAGCAAAATAATAGACATAGAACTAAACGACTTTACAAGATGCCAAGTAAAACCGGAGGACTTTAAATACATTAAACCTGAACTCCTAACAAGGGAAGAAAAACCAAAAGTAGAAAGACGCTATGACATAACCTGCCCCAACTGTTCCTCAACAAGAATGACACAAAATGGAACCTGCTACGTCTGCCTAGACTGCGGAACCACCACAGGATGTAGCTAA
- a CDS encoding gamma carbonic anhydrase family protein, whose amino-acid sequence MIYNYESKIPNIHSSVFIADSADIIGDVAIEKNSSVWFSAVIRGDSNYIKVGEGTNIQDRVVIHANNSDNGVEIKNNVTVGHGAIIHGCTINDNCIIGMGAIIMDNAQIGEETIIGANSLVTSEKKIPRGVLVMGSPAKVIRKLTPEEKMEIRKNAEHYIEISKKYFK is encoded by the coding sequence ATGATATATAATTATGAGAGTAAAATTCCTAATATACATTCTTCTGTTTTTATTGCTGATAGTGCAGATATTATTGGCGATGTAGCTATAGAAAAAAATAGTAGTGTGTGGTTTTCTGCTGTTATACGAGGAGATTCTAATTATATAAAAGTGGGAGAAGGAACTAATATCCAAGATAGAGTAGTGATTCATGCAAATAACAGTGATAATGGAGTAGAAATTAAAAATAATGTAACAGTAGGACACGGCGCTATAATTCATGGATGTACTATTAATGATAATTGTATTATAGGTATGGGTGCAATTATTATGGATAATGCACAAATAGGAGAAGAAACTATTATAGGGGCAAATAGTCTTGTTACTTCAGAAAAGAAAATACCAAGAGGAGTACTTGTAATGGGTAGTCCTGCTAAAGTTATAAGAAAACTTACCCCTGAGGAGAAAATGGAAATACGTAAAAATGCAGAGCATTATATTGAAATTTCAAAAAAATATTTTAAATAA
- a CDS encoding YaaR family protein, whose translation MEISRARGKSSTPVSNNSKQVTVKKDFSQSFSFAQQQKSEQDLKNMQDDIKKKGNRLSITKCYADVRAYKNMIREYLESVLNYMYSVKRDISFWQTQYFITVETIDNKLEELTQALLSEEKEKLQVASTIDEIAGLIVDIYK comes from the coding sequence ATGGAGATTTCTAGAGCAAGAGGAAAAAGCAGTACACCTGTAAGTAACAATAGTAAACAAGTAACAGTGAAAAAGGACTTTTCCCAGAGTTTCAGTTTTGCACAGCAGCAAAAATCTGAACAGGACTTAAAAAATATGCAGGATGATATAAAAAAGAAGGGGAATAGGCTTAGTATAACAAAATGCTATGCGGATGTTAGAGCCTATAAAAACATGATACGTGAATATCTTGAATCTGTATTGAATTATATGTATTCTGTAAAAAGAGACATAAGTTTCTGGCAAACACAATATTTTATAACTGTTGAAACTATTGATAATAAGCTTGAAGAACTTACACAAGCTCTTTTAAGTGAAGAAAAAGAAAAATTGCAAGTAGCTAGTACGATAGACGAGATAGCAGGACTTATAGTAGATATATATAAATAA
- a CDS encoding NAD(+) synthase produces MNHSFVKISSACPKTNVADVDFNVKNIKLCIDKALNENSKVVVFPELSITSYTCADLFSQSTLLNNSLNGIKDLCDFLKDKDIVVVVGAPLLYNYCLYNCAYVLFKGSILGIVPKSYIPNYVEFYEKRWFTEGLNVKNEFAEFPFQADVPFGSDLIFRCGDLKLGLEICEDLWAPIPPSSYLSIMGANVILNPSASNEVVSKADYRRSLISNQSGRCMCAYIYSSAGVFESSTDVVFSGHMLICENGSILSENDRFERDNLVLTSIIDLEKLQSERLKNVTFRDSIKLCTFKPNYIDFTFSNWNMGNFDRFIDSHPFVPSNEKQRENRCKEIFNIQTAGLAKRFTHTGLKKAVIGISGGLDSTLALVVIVKTFDMLGISRKNIITVTMPGFGTTDKTYNNAVDLCNYLGCDLREIDIVPACLLHFKDINHPKETHDVTYENVQARERTQILMDIANKEGGLLIGTGDLSELALGWCTYNGDHMSMYAVNSSIPKTLVRYLVLYVAEKELTGEVSKTLIDILNTPVSPELLPKDSKGNISQKTEDIIGPYELHDFFLYYFMKQGSESEKIIFMAQHAFKDTYSKETIEKWFKLFIKRFFSQQFKRSAIPDGPKVGTISLSPRGDLRMPSDASYSGWNR; encoded by the coding sequence ATGAATCATAGTTTTGTAAAAATTTCTTCAGCATGTCCAAAAACTAATGTTGCAGATGTTGATTTTAATGTAAAAAATATTAAGTTGTGTATAGATAAGGCTTTAAATGAAAATTCAAAAGTTGTAGTTTTTCCTGAGCTTTCTATAACTTCCTATACCTGTGCAGATTTATTTTCTCAAAGCACACTACTAAACAACTCCTTAAATGGAATAAAAGATTTATGTGATTTTTTAAAAGATAAAGATATAGTGGTGGTAGTTGGTGCCCCTCTTTTATATAACTACTGTCTCTATAATTGTGCCTACGTTCTTTTTAAAGGCTCAATTCTAGGTATAGTACCCAAAAGCTACATACCTAATTACGTGGAGTTTTATGAAAAAAGGTGGTTCACAGAAGGTCTTAATGTTAAAAATGAATTTGCTGAATTTCCATTTCAAGCTGATGTACCTTTTGGCTCTGACTTAATATTCAGATGCGGTGATTTAAAATTAGGCTTAGAAATATGTGAGGATTTATGGGCTCCAATACCACCTAGCAGTTACTTAAGCATAATGGGTGCAAATGTAATATTAAATCCTTCTGCCTCAAACGAAGTTGTAAGCAAGGCTGACTATAGAAGAAGCCTTATTTCAAATCAAAGTGGAAGGTGTATGTGTGCCTACATTTATTCCTCAGCAGGAGTTTTTGAATCCTCTACAGATGTAGTTTTCAGTGGACATATGCTCATATGTGAAAATGGAAGCATCCTTTCTGAAAATGATAGATTTGAAAGAGATAATTTAGTTTTAACTTCAATAATTGATCTTGAAAAACTTCAAAGTGAAAGATTAAAAAATGTAACCTTTAGAGACAGTATAAAATTATGTACCTTTAAACCAAATTACATAGACTTCACTTTTTCAAATTGGAATATGGGCAATTTTGATAGATTTATCGATTCTCACCCTTTTGTTCCTTCAAATGAAAAACAAAGAGAAAACCGCTGCAAAGAAATATTTAATATACAAACAGCTGGCCTTGCTAAGAGATTTACACATACTGGTCTAAAGAAAGCAGTTATAGGTATTTCGGGTGGACTAGACTCTACTCTTGCCCTTGTTGTCATAGTAAAAACCTTTGATATGTTAGGTATAAGCAGAAAAAATATAATAACTGTCACAATGCCTGGTTTTGGAACTACAGATAAAACTTATAATAATGCAGTGGATTTATGTAATTATCTAGGATGTGACCTTAGAGAAATAGACATAGTACCAGCATGTCTCCTTCACTTTAAGGATATAAACCATCCTAAAGAAACTCATGACGTTACTTATGAAAATGTTCAAGCAAGAGAAAGAACTCAAATACTTATGGACATTGCAAATAAAGAAGGCGGTCTTTTAATTGGTACTGGTGATTTATCAGAGCTTGCTCTTGGTTGGTGTACTTATAATGGAGATCATATGTCCATGTACGCTGTAAACTCATCTATTCCAAAGACACTTGTAAGATATTTGGTTCTTTATGTTGCTGAAAAAGAACTCACTGGTGAAGTTTCAAAAACCCTAATCGATATTTTAAACACTCCTGTAAGTCCTGAACTTTTACCTAAGGACTCAAAAGGAAATATATCTCAAAAGACAGAGGATATAATAGGACCTTACGAACTTCATGACTTTTTCTTGTATTATTTTATGAAGCAGGGTTCTGAGTCAGAAAAGATAATATTTATGGCACAACATGCCTTTAAAGATACTTATTCTAAAGAAACTATAGAAAAATGGTTTAAGTTATTTATAAAAAGATTTTTCAGTCAACAATTTAAGCGTTCTGCTATACCTGATGGACCTAAAGTTGGAACTATAAGCTTATCACCAAGGGGTGATCTTAGAATGCCTTCTGATGCCTCATATAGTGGCTGGAATAGATAA
- a CDS encoding NfeD family protein, with protein sequence MSDLLKIWIVIAIFMMIIDFWTSGFLFMWFSVGAVVAIIAGLLGAPVTVQIILFSIVSIVLLCVGYPISKKLLNKTVKRTPLMEEKYIGREAVAEKDMDVGKSKLKVDGIYWTVKNVGEAIKKGDNFIITGIEGNKLLIRKEGEIK encoded by the coding sequence ATGAGTGATTTATTAAAAATATGGATAGTAATAGCTATTTTTATGATGATAATTGATTTTTGGACATCAGGTTTTCTATTTATGTGGTTTAGTGTAGGTGCAGTAGTAGCTATAATAGCAGGACTTCTTGGAGCACCAGTCACAGTTCAAATTATATTATTTTCAATTGTAAGTATTGTTTTATTATGTGTAGGTTACCCAATATCTAAAAAACTACTAAATAAAACAGTAAAAAGGACACCTCTTATGGAAGAAAAATATATAGGGAGGGAAGCTGTAGCAGAAAAGGATATGGATGTTGGAAAATCAAAATTGAAAGTAGACGGTATATACTGGACAGTAAAAAATGTTGGAGAAGCTATAAAAAAAGGCGATAATTTTATAATCACAGGAATCGAAGGAAATAAACTTTTAATAAGAAAAGAAGGAGAGATTAAATAA
- a CDS encoding SPFH domain-containing protein has protein sequence MMIVLIVLLVLILVIVFISLKVVTTGYVYVVERLGQFHRALQPGWNLIIPFVDFTRAKVSTKQQILDIQPQSVITKDNVKISIDNVIFYKVMNARDAIYNIESYKSGIIYSTITNMRNIVGNMSLDEVLSGRDIINQELLKVVDEITDAYGIKILSVEIKNIIPPAEIQQAMEKQMRAERDKRATILQAEGQKQAEIAKAEGEKQSKILQAEAEKEANIRRAEGLKESQLLEAEGKAKAIEAVAEAESKAIRKVNSSIIESGTNETVIALKQVEALKEMAKNPANKLILPNETLSSLGSIAAIADVLKKDSTGFKKSTVESK, from the coding sequence ATAATGATAGTTTTAATTGTTTTATTAGTACTTATTTTAGTAATTGTATTCATTTCTCTAAAGGTTGTAACTACAGGATATGTGTATGTAGTAGAAAGACTTGGTCAGTTTCATAGAGCACTTCAACCAGGCTGGAATCTTATAATACCATTTGTGGACTTTACAAGAGCTAAGGTTTCAACTAAGCAACAAATACTTGACATACAACCTCAAAGCGTTATAACAAAGGATAACGTAAAAATATCTATTGATAATGTAATATTCTATAAAGTTATGAATGCAAGGGATGCTATCTACAATATTGAAAGCTATAAATCAGGTATTATATATTCAACTATAACAAACATGAGAAATATTGTAGGAAACATGTCACTTGACGAAGTTCTTTCAGGAAGAGATATTATAAACCAAGAGCTTTTAAAGGTTGTAGATGAAATTACAGATGCTTATGGAATAAAAATACTTTCTGTTGAAATTAAAAATATTATTCCACCAGCTGAAATTCAACAAGCTATGGAAAAACAAATGAGAGCAGAAAGAGATAAAAGAGCTACTATACTCCAAGCAGAAGGTCAAAAACAAGCTGAAATAGCTAAAGCAGAAGGTGAAAAACAATCTAAAATACTTCAAGCAGAAGCAGAAAAAGAAGCTAACATAAGAAGAGCAGAAGGACTTAAAGAATCACAACTTCTTGAGGCAGAAGGTAAAGCAAAAGCTATAGAGGCAGTTGCGGAAGCAGAAAGTAAGGCTATAAGAAAAGTAAATAGCTCTATAATTGAATCAGGAACAAATGAAACAGTAATAGCATTAAAACAGGTTGAAGCACTTAAAGAAATGGCTAAAAATCCTGCAAATAAACTTATATTACCAAATGAGACACTTTCATCACTTGGAAGCATAGCTGCAATAGCTGATGTTTTAAAGAAAGATTCTACTGGTTTTAAAAAAAGTACTGTTGAAAGTAAATAA